The following proteins are co-located in the Streptosporangium brasiliense genome:
- a CDS encoding nitroreductase/quinone reductase family protein, protein MSDFNLQVIEEFRANGGKVGGPFEGVSLVLLTTTGARSGRRHTTPAVYLPAGDRIMVFASNAGGPKHPAWYHNLVADARVTVETGAETYEATAVVLHGEERDRFYARQAGLDPAFSAYQAGTDRVIPVVALHRRDAARAGALGEHLVKIHQELRERLAGLRGADPGEDLRTHCLLYCEALRAHHTGEDELGFPRLERQFPELAPALARLREEHVVVARITGEIRALLDGGDVERVQADLDRLAAELEAHFAYEEQQLVAALNELN, encoded by the coding sequence ATGTCCGACTTCAACCTGCAGGTCATCGAGGAGTTCCGGGCCAACGGGGGGAAGGTGGGCGGCCCGTTCGAAGGGGTGTCGCTGGTGTTGCTGACCACCACCGGCGCCCGATCCGGCCGGCGTCACACCACCCCGGCGGTATACCTGCCCGCGGGCGACCGGATCATGGTCTTCGCCTCCAACGCGGGCGGCCCGAAGCATCCGGCCTGGTACCACAACCTGGTCGCCGACGCGCGGGTGACCGTCGAGACCGGTGCGGAGACCTACGAGGCGACCGCCGTCGTGCTGCACGGCGAGGAGCGCGACCGGTTCTACGCCAGGCAGGCCGGACTCGATCCGGCCTTCTCCGCCTACCAGGCCGGCACGGACCGGGTCATCCCGGTGGTCGCGCTGCACCGCAGGGACGCGGCCCGCGCCGGGGCGCTCGGCGAGCACCTGGTCAAAATCCACCAGGAGCTCCGCGAACGGCTCGCCGGCCTCCGCGGCGCCGATCCCGGCGAGGACCTGCGGACGCACTGCCTGCTCTACTGCGAGGCGCTCCGCGCGCACCACACCGGCGAGGACGAGCTCGGGTTCCCGCGTCTTGAGCGGCAGTTCCCCGAGCTGGCCCCGGCGCTGGCCCGGCTGCGCGAGGAGCACGTGGTGGTGGCGCGGATCACCGGCGAGATCAGGGCGCTGCTCGACGGTGGCGACGTCGAGCGGGTCCAGGCCGACCTCGACCGGCTGGCCGCCGAGCTGGAAGCCCACTTCGCCTACGAGGAACAGCAGCTCGTGGCCGCCCTGAACGAGCTGAACTGA
- a CDS encoding MBL fold metallo-hydrolase: MEITSFRTPGLGDQSYLLTHEGRGILVDPQRDIDRFLAKAAERDVELRFVLETHLHNDYVSGGERAALATGAQLVLPAAAAAAYPHTPAFHMEDIPGGQGLSIRPIHTPGHTPEHTSYLVLIDGEPVAVFSGGSLLVSSAGRPDLLGPERARSLAKLQHGSLHRLAGLPGGVELLPTHGEGSFCTSTGAGRYTSTIADELAGNPLLAIGDAEAFADELLAAPMPIPAFYRHMGPANTMGVPPMPPLAVPTLSVEDLADQPEGTRVVDIRPRARQAGGLLPGAVAIEMGTDFGSWAGWLLPYQAPLVLVADPGQDIAEAVTQLARIGIDTVRGVITDPGPAADQTFELLDPAAFTARLARPGAQLLDVRMPGEHAAAALPGATHRFLPDLVTHGIPAELDASRPVLVACGSGRRASIAAGLLLAAGYRPAVLTGAGVTDLLRHPAAT, encoded by the coding sequence ATGGAGATCACCTCGTTCCGCACCCCCGGTCTGGGGGACCAGAGCTACCTGCTCACCCACGAGGGGCGCGGCATCCTCGTCGACCCCCAGCGCGACATCGACCGCTTTCTGGCCAAGGCGGCCGAGCGGGATGTGGAGCTCCGGTTCGTGCTGGAGACCCACCTGCACAACGACTACGTCTCAGGTGGCGAGCGGGCCGCGCTCGCCACGGGCGCGCAGCTGGTGCTCCCCGCCGCGGCCGCCGCGGCCTACCCGCACACCCCCGCCTTCCACATGGAGGACATCCCCGGCGGGCAGGGGCTGAGCATCCGCCCGATCCACACCCCCGGCCACACGCCCGAGCACACCAGCTATCTGGTGCTCATCGACGGCGAGCCGGTCGCGGTGTTCTCCGGAGGCAGCCTGCTGGTCTCCTCGGCCGGCCGGCCGGACCTGCTGGGTCCGGAGCGGGCCCGTAGCCTGGCCAAGCTGCAGCACGGCTCGCTGCACCGGCTGGCCGGCCTGCCCGGCGGGGTGGAACTGCTGCCCACCCACGGTGAGGGGTCGTTCTGCACCTCCACCGGTGCCGGCCGCTACACCTCCACCATCGCCGACGAGCTCGCCGGCAACCCGCTGCTGGCCATCGGCGACGCCGAGGCCTTCGCCGACGAGCTGCTCGCCGCCCCGATGCCGATCCCGGCGTTCTACCGGCACATGGGGCCGGCCAACACCATGGGCGTGCCGCCGATGCCGCCCCTGGCCGTGCCCACGCTGAGCGTCGAGGATCTGGCCGACCAGCCCGAGGGAACCCGCGTGGTGGACATCCGCCCGCGCGCCCGGCAGGCCGGCGGCCTGCTCCCCGGGGCGGTCGCGATCGAGATGGGCACCGACTTCGGCAGCTGGGCCGGCTGGCTGCTGCCCTACCAGGCGCCCCTGGTCCTGGTGGCCGACCCCGGCCAGGACATCGCCGAGGCCGTCACCCAGCTCGCCCGGATCGGCATCGACACCGTGCGCGGCGTCATCACCGACCCCGGGCCGGCCGCCGACCAGACCTTCGAACTGCTGGACCCGGCCGCCTTCACCGCCCGCCTGGCCCGGCCCGGCGCCCAACTGCTGGATGTGCGGATGCCCGGCGAACACGCCGCCGCCGCGCTGCCCGGCGCGACCCACCGCTTCCTGCCCGACCTGGTGACCCACGGCATCCCCGCCGAGCTGGACGCCTCCCGTCCGGTCCTGGTCGCCTGCGGCTCCGGCCGCCGCGCGAGCATCGCCGCCGGCCTGCTGCTGGCCGCCGGCTACCGGCCGGCCGTGCTGACCGGCGCCGGCGTCACCGACCTGCTCCGGCACCCGGCCGCCACCTGA
- a CDS encoding PEP/pyruvate-binding domain-containing protein — translation MRTPLVLKFDDIRAEMLPLVGGKAANLGVLTAAGLPVPPGLCVTTEAYRRVTGQAGLDGVLDALARTPASDARALNGLATRARELVLSAPVPDDIADTVRRSAHGPVAVRSSATAEDLPHASFAGQQDTYLNVIGDEAVLEAVRRCWASLWTDRAVAYRAANGIDHRTVLLAVVIQEMVQSEVAGVMFTANPVTGRRHEAVIDAGPGLGEAVVSGAVNPDHYVVDTATGRITERRLGDKRLAVRSLPGGGVEHVETGMERACVTDAQIRALAELGGRVEAHYGSPQDTEWAIDADGTLWLTQSRPITTLFPIPRHAEPSAAGPAPDGPADAGGTQIYFSFSVAQGIYAPITPMGVSAFRLLSSSAADLLGAPVADRSGGAPLLAEAGGRVFIDVTGMMRSRVGRALFPRVLDVMEARSAEVLRGLSGDPRFSVTQRSVRPALRRLARNAARFRIPQRAVQAVLDPASARRRADRLGAELRTRLASPPDATPLQRLDRVEWILGGRAVPVLPQVLPGPAAGFAMLGLAYRLLGDHARPGELQTVLRGLPHNVTTEMDLALWHLATRIRADREAADLLLGTPPAELAGRFHAGSLPGVVERGLKEFLSVYGVRAVAEIDLGVPRWSEDPTHVLGVLANYLRLEDAALSPDALFAKGAAEAALMIKTLGARVGGVRGRAVRFALGRTRALAGLRELPKFYMVTILAAMRAELMTVGADLSARGLLSAPDDVFFLTAREVRAALTGAEPSAAGAAAATSAAGAPHARAAAAEPPAGAGASRPGGAVASRPATLRALVSGRREEAARERRRRHLPRVLLSDGTEPEAVATAAPVDGALTGTPASAGSVTGTARVVLDPVGAHLEPGEILVCPSTDPGWTPLFLTAGGLVMEMGGANSHGAVVAREYGIPAVVGVARATEHVVTGRRITVDGTSGAVIID, via the coding sequence ATGCGCACCCCACTCGTCCTGAAATTTGATGACATCAGGGCAGAGATGCTGCCCCTCGTCGGCGGGAAGGCCGCCAACCTCGGCGTGCTCACCGCCGCCGGCCTCCCGGTCCCGCCGGGACTGTGCGTCACCACCGAGGCCTACCGCAGGGTCACCGGGCAGGCCGGCCTCGACGGCGTGCTCGACGCCCTGGCCCGCACCCCAGCCTCGGACGCCAGGGCCCTGAACGGGCTGGCCACGCGGGCCCGCGAGCTCGTGCTCTCCGCCCCGGTCCCCGATGACATCGCCGACACCGTACGGCGCAGCGCGCACGGCCCCGTCGCGGTCCGCTCCTCCGCCACCGCCGAGGACCTGCCGCACGCCAGTTTCGCCGGGCAGCAGGACACCTACCTCAACGTGATCGGCGACGAGGCCGTGCTGGAGGCGGTCCGGCGCTGCTGGGCCTCGCTCTGGACCGACCGGGCGGTGGCCTACCGCGCCGCCAACGGCATCGACCACCGGACCGTGCTGCTGGCCGTCGTGATCCAGGAGATGGTCCAGTCGGAGGTCGCCGGGGTGATGTTCACCGCCAACCCGGTTACCGGGCGGCGGCACGAGGCGGTGATCGACGCCGGCCCGGGGCTGGGCGAGGCCGTGGTCTCCGGCGCGGTCAACCCCGACCACTACGTGGTCGACACCGCCACCGGCCGGATCACCGAGCGCCGGCTGGGCGACAAGCGGCTGGCCGTACGATCCCTGCCCGGCGGCGGGGTGGAGCACGTCGAGACCGGGATGGAGCGGGCCTGCGTCACCGACGCCCAGATCAGGGCGCTGGCCGAGCTGGGCGGCCGGGTCGAGGCCCACTACGGCTCGCCGCAGGACACCGAGTGGGCCATCGACGCCGACGGCACGCTGTGGCTGACCCAGTCCCGCCCGATCACCACTCTCTTCCCGATCCCCCGGCACGCCGAGCCCTCGGCGGCGGGTCCCGCGCCGGACGGGCCCGCCGACGCCGGCGGGACACAGATCTACTTCTCCTTCAGCGTCGCCCAGGGCATCTACGCGCCGATCACCCCGATGGGCGTGTCGGCCTTCCGGCTGCTGTCGTCGTCGGCCGCCGACCTGCTGGGGGCCCCGGTCGCCGACCGGTCCGGCGGGGCGCCGCTGCTGGCCGAGGCGGGCGGGCGGGTGTTCATCGACGTCACGGGGATGATGCGCAGCCGGGTGGGCCGGGCGCTCTTCCCCCGGGTGCTCGACGTGATGGAGGCCAGATCCGCCGAGGTGCTGCGCGGCCTGTCCGGCGATCCCCGCTTCAGCGTGACCCAGCGCTCGGTACGGCCCGCCCTGCGCAGGCTCGCCAGGAACGCGGCCCGCTTCCGCATCCCGCAGCGGGCCGTGCAGGCCGTGCTGGACCCGGCGTCCGCGCGCAGGCGCGCCGACCGGCTCGGCGCGGAGCTGCGGACGCGGCTGGCGTCCCCGCCGGACGCCACCCCCCTCCAGCGGCTCGACCGCGTCGAGTGGATCCTGGGCGGCCGGGCCGTCCCGGTGCTGCCCCAGGTCCTGCCGGGCCCGGCGGCCGGGTTCGCCATGCTCGGCCTGGCCTACCGCCTCCTCGGCGACCATGCCCGGCCCGGTGAGCTCCAGACGGTCCTGCGCGGGCTGCCGCACAACGTGACCACCGAGATGGACCTGGCCCTGTGGCATCTGGCCACCCGGATCCGCGCCGACCGGGAGGCCGCCGACCTGCTGCTCGGCACCCCGCCGGCCGAGCTGGCCGGGCGCTTCCACGCCGGGTCGCTGCCCGGCGTGGTGGAGCGGGGCCTGAAGGAGTTCCTGTCCGTCTACGGCGTCCGCGCGGTCGCCGAGATCGACCTCGGGGTGCCCCGCTGGTCGGAGGACCCGACGCACGTCCTCGGCGTCCTGGCCAACTACCTCCGGCTGGAGGACGCCGCGCTCTCCCCCGACGCCCTGTTCGCCAAGGGCGCCGCGGAGGCCGCGCTCATGATCAAAACGCTGGGCGCCCGCGTGGGAGGCGTCCGGGGCAGGGCCGTCCGCTTCGCCCTCGGCCGGACCCGGGCGCTGGCCGGCCTGCGCGAGCTGCCCAAGTTCTACATGGTCACCATCCTGGCCGCCATGCGCGCCGAGCTCATGACGGTCGGCGCCGACCTGTCCGCCCGCGGCCTGCTGTCCGCCCCCGACGACGTCTTCTTCCTGACCGCCAGGGAGGTCCGGGCCGCCCTCACCGGCGCGGAGCCCTCGGCGGCCGGAGCCGCGGCGGCCACGTCCGCGGCCGGCGCCCCGCACGCCCGCGCCGCCGCCGCGGAGCCCCCCGCCGGCGCGGGCGCGTCGCGGCCCGGCGGTGCGGTCGCGTCGCGGCCCGCCACGCTGCGGGCGCTCGTCTCCGGGCGGCGCGAGGAGGCCGCGCGCGAGCGGCGCCGTAGGCACCTGCCGCGTGTCCTGCTGTCGGACGGCACCGAACCCGAGGCCGTCGCCACCGCGGCCCCGGTCGACGGCGCGCTGACCGGCACCCCCGCCTCGGCGGGCAGCGTCACGGGGACCGCCAGGGTGGTCCTCGACCCGGTCGGCGCCCACCTGGAGCCCGGCGAGATCCTGGTCTGCCCCTCCACCGACCCCGGCTGGACCCCGCTGTTCCTCACCGCGGGCGGCCTGGTGATGGAGATGGGCGGCGCCAACTCCCACGGCGCGGTGGTCGCCCGCGAGTACGGCATCCCGGCCGTCGTGGGCGTCGCCCGCGCGACCGAGCACGTCGTCACCGGCCGGCGGATCACCGTGGACGGCACCTCGGGCGCGGTGATCATCGACTGA
- a CDS encoding LacI family DNA-binding transcriptional regulator, protein MSKVRRATMTDVAREVGVTAKTVSRVVNDDGPVAAETRERILEAMGRLGFQPNLMARNMRVGARDSTVGLVIPDMGNPFFGTVAGGFESAVRARGLTLIVGSSAETAERERSLISTFLARRVTALIVVPSADSDHRHLRAERAAGLPLLFLDRPASGLTADSVVSSNREGARSGVAHMIAHGHRRIAFVGDLPELYTRRERLQGYRDALAEAGIGFDRTLVEIGHDHEAAAAAVTRLLGARSPVTAVFAADDSAATGVVLGLARLGRRDMAVVGFDDLPLAEVLEPALTVVAQDPAAIGRAAAELLMARLDGERSRARTVVVPTRLITRGSGELRPSAAAVPTGR, encoded by the coding sequence ATGTCCAAGGTTCGCCGCGCCACCATGACGGATGTGGCCCGCGAGGTCGGTGTCACCGCCAAGACCGTCTCGCGGGTGGTCAACGACGACGGCCCGGTGGCCGCCGAGACCCGCGAGCGCATCCTGGAGGCCATGGGCAGGCTGGGGTTCCAGCCGAACCTCATGGCGCGCAACATGCGGGTGGGCGCGCGCGACTCCACAGTCGGGCTGGTCATCCCTGACATGGGCAACCCCTTCTTCGGGACCGTCGCCGGCGGGTTCGAGAGCGCGGTGCGGGCCCGCGGCCTGACGCTCATCGTCGGCTCCTCGGCGGAGACGGCCGAGCGCGAGCGCTCGCTGATCTCGACCTTCCTGGCCCGGCGGGTCACCGCGCTCATCGTGGTGCCCTCCGCCGACAGCGACCACCGCCACCTGCGGGCCGAACGGGCGGCGGGCCTGCCGCTGCTCTTCCTCGACCGGCCCGCCAGCGGGCTCACGGCCGACTCCGTGGTCTCCTCCAACCGGGAGGGGGCGCGCTCGGGCGTCGCGCACATGATCGCTCACGGGCACCGGAGGATCGCGTTCGTCGGGGACCTGCCCGAGCTCTACACGCGCCGGGAGCGGCTGCAGGGCTATCGTGACGCGCTGGCCGAGGCCGGGATCGGGTTCGACCGGACCCTGGTGGAGATCGGTCACGACCACGAGGCCGCGGCGGCGGCCGTCACCCGGCTGCTCGGCGCCAGGAGCCCGGTGACGGCGGTGTTCGCGGCCGACGACTCCGCCGCGACCGGCGTGGTCCTCGGGCTGGCCAGGCTCGGCCGCCGGGACATGGCGGTGGTCGGCTTCGACGACCTGCCCCTCGCGGAGGTGCTGGAGCCCGCGCTGACCGTGGTCGCGCAGGATCCCGCGGCCATCGGGCGCGCGGCGGCGGAGCTGCTGATGGCCCGGCTGGACGGCGAGCGGTCCAGGGCCCGGACCGTCGTGGTGCCCACCCGCCTGATCACCAGGGGGTCGGGGGAACTGCGCCCCTCGGCGGCGGCGGTCCCCACAGGCCGGTGA
- a CDS encoding metal-sensitive transcriptional regulator gives MEMNESMVGDAVTRLRRAHGQLAGVIGMIEAGEDCSKVLTQLAAVSKALDRAGFKIVASGLRHCQAAQARGEEAPMSVEELEKLFLSLA, from the coding sequence ATGGAGATGAACGAGTCGATGGTCGGCGACGCGGTGACCCGCCTGCGCCGGGCCCATGGGCAGCTGGCCGGCGTGATCGGGATGATCGAGGCCGGCGAGGACTGCTCGAAGGTTCTCACCCAGCTCGCGGCCGTCTCCAAGGCGCTTGACCGTGCCGGGTTCAAGATCGTCGCTAGTGGGCTGCGTCACTGCCAGGCCGCCCAGGCTCGCGGCGAGGAGGCTCCGATGAGTGTCGAGGAGCTGGAGAAGCTCTTCCTGTCCCTGGCGTAA
- a CDS encoding MFS transporter codes for MKSYLAVLGSPGAWRFLVPAFLARLPYAMLQLGILLLVQWSTGSYGAAGIAAAAAAVAQALAGPQTGRLADRYGQPKVLVPQVAVHAVALGALLVLASAHTSALPLVAAAALAGASVPQVGSMVRARWAHLLGRSERLGTAFALESITDELTFTLAPVLLVALSTGFSPVWALLTALVMVVAGTLVFAAVRGGAPEPIPVRVRSRRGVLRLRGVAVLAVAFVALGTVFGSLQVGITSYTAALGQAAAAGPIYASFSGASFVGGILYGVVRWRIGAPVRLAVTVGLLCATTAALTLAGSIPLLYGGAAMAGFVIAPAVITGYTLVETLVPAEVRTEAFTWLNGSIGLGIATGAAVAGQLVDRVGAPLAFVVPPVTTGLAALLVLLFLRRLRAETGVAEARRPVTVS; via the coding sequence ATGAAGTCCTACCTTGCCGTGCTCGGTTCCCCCGGTGCCTGGCGTTTCCTCGTCCCCGCGTTCCTCGCGCGCCTGCCGTACGCCATGTTGCAGCTCGGCATCCTCCTGCTCGTGCAGTGGTCGACCGGCTCGTACGGCGCCGCCGGGATCGCGGCCGCGGCCGCGGCCGTGGCGCAGGCGCTGGCCGGGCCGCAGACCGGGCGGCTCGCCGACCGGTACGGCCAGCCGAAGGTGCTCGTCCCGCAGGTCGCCGTGCACGCCGTCGCGCTGGGCGCCCTGCTCGTGCTCGCCTCCGCCCACACCTCGGCCCTCCCGCTGGTGGCGGCGGCGGCGCTGGCCGGCGCCTCGGTGCCGCAGGTCGGCTCGATGGTCCGGGCACGCTGGGCGCACCTGCTGGGGCGCTCGGAGCGGCTGGGCACCGCCTTCGCCCTCGAATCCATCACCGACGAGCTGACCTTCACCCTCGCCCCGGTCCTGCTGGTGGCCCTCTCGACGGGCTTCTCCCCGGTCTGGGCGCTGCTGACGGCGCTGGTCATGGTGGTGGCCGGGACGCTGGTGTTCGCCGCGGTCCGCGGGGGCGCCCCGGAGCCGATACCGGTCCGGGTCCGCTCCCGGCGGGGCGTGCTGCGCCTGCGCGGCGTGGCCGTGCTCGCGGTGGCCTTCGTCGCGCTCGGCACCGTCTTCGGCAGCCTCCAGGTCGGCATCACCTCCTACACCGCCGCGCTCGGCCAGGCGGCCGCGGCCGGGCCGATCTACGCCTCCTTCTCGGGGGCCAGTTTCGTCGGCGGCATCCTCTACGGCGTCGTCCGCTGGCGGATCGGCGCCCCCGTGAGGCTGGCCGTCACCGTCGGTCTGCTCTGCGCGACGACGGCCGCCCTGACGCTCGCCGGATCCATCCCCCTGCTGTACGGCGGGGCGGCCATGGCCGGGTTCGTCATCGCCCCCGCCGTCATCACCGGCTACACCCTGGTCGAGACCCTCGTCCCGGCCGAGGTCAGGACCGAGGCGTTCACCTGGCTCAACGGGTCGATCGGCCTGGGCATCGCCACCGGCGCGGCGGTCGCCGGGCAGTTGGTGGACCGGGTCGGCGCCCCGCTGGCCTTCGTGGTCCCGCCGGTCACCACCGGCCTGGCCGCGCTGCTGGTCCTGCTCTTCCTGCGCAGGTTGCGCGCGGAAACGGGTGTGGCCGAGGCCCGCCGGCCGGTCACGGTCTCCTGA
- a CDS encoding MarR family winged helix-turn-helix transcriptional regulator has product MGPLDGAERDRLADDIGDFRRALIPGTVLQLLRGFEGEEPSVIQIATLYVLDRPDPPTLRELAGRIDRSVSATSRLVDRLVRRGLVGRHSDPGDRRVRRIALTADGAGFLRGFERARADAQCEVMAHLTADERELVIRAMALLGEASRRRTHAHPTRPEI; this is encoded by the coding sequence ATGGGACCCCTGGACGGCGCGGAGCGCGACCGGCTGGCCGACGACATCGGCGATTTCCGGCGGGCCCTGATCCCCGGCACCGTGCTGCAGCTGCTGCGCGGGTTCGAGGGCGAGGAGCCCTCCGTGATCCAGATCGCCACCCTCTACGTTCTCGACCGCCCCGACCCCCCGACGCTCCGCGAGCTCGCCGGGCGCATCGACCGCTCGGTCTCGGCCACCAGCCGCCTGGTCGACCGGCTCGTACGGCGGGGCCTGGTCGGCCGCCACAGCGACCCCGGCGACCGGCGGGTCCGGCGGATCGCCCTCACCGCGGACGGCGCGGGCTTCCTGCGGGGCTTCGAGCGCGCCAGGGCGGACGCCCAGTGCGAGGTCATGGCCCATCTCACCGCCGACGAACGCGAGCTCGTGATCCGGGCCATGGCGCTGCTCGGCGAAGCCTCAAGGAGACGCACCCATGCGCACCCCACTCGTCCTGAAATTTGA
- a CDS encoding NAD(P)/FAD-dependent oxidoreductase, with translation MTTEQTFVIVGAGLAGAKAAQSLREEGFTGRITLIGAEAERPYERPPLSKGYLLGKEEKAKVYVHDEGWYGEHSVELLTGRRVTGIDRSGHEVELDDGRRLGYAKLLLAPGASPRRLDVPGADLDGVHYLRSLDDSERLRGAVRGGGRVVVVGAGWIGLETAAAARGYGCEVTVVEPRPVPLQAALGPEMGAFFAEVHRRQGVDVRLGRGVTGFRGDGRVQAVLTDDGGEIPADVVIVGVGVRPEVELAERAGLAVDNGIVVDESLRTDDPDIYAAGDAANAFNPLYGARIRVEHWSNALNGGLAAGRAMLGQKVVYDRPPYFFTDQYDVGMEFSGWFAPGGYDSVVVRGDLEARDFHAFWLAGGRVVAGMHVNRWEEGIAPVQELIRGGAPVAPDRLADPSVPFADLVRG, from the coding sequence ATGACTACCGAGCAGACGTTCGTCATCGTCGGAGCGGGCCTGGCCGGGGCGAAGGCCGCGCAGTCCCTGCGGGAGGAAGGGTTCACGGGCCGGATCACGCTGATCGGCGCCGAGGCCGAGCGCCCGTACGAGCGGCCCCCGCTGTCCAAGGGCTACCTGCTCGGCAAGGAGGAGAAGGCCAAGGTCTACGTCCACGACGAGGGCTGGTACGGCGAGCACTCCGTGGAGCTCCTGACCGGACGCCGGGTGACCGGCATCGACCGGTCCGGGCACGAGGTGGAGCTCGACGACGGCCGGCGGCTCGGATACGCCAAGCTGCTCCTGGCCCCCGGCGCGTCCCCGCGCCGCCTCGACGTGCCCGGCGCGGACCTGGACGGCGTTCACTACCTGCGCAGCCTCGACGACTCCGAGAGGCTGCGCGGGGCCGTCCGGGGCGGCGGCAGGGTGGTCGTCGTGGGGGCCGGTTGGATCGGGCTGGAGACCGCGGCCGCCGCCCGCGGATACGGCTGCGAGGTGACGGTCGTCGAGCCGCGGCCGGTGCCGCTGCAGGCGGCGCTCGGCCCCGAGATGGGCGCCTTCTTCGCCGAGGTGCACCGGCGCCAGGGCGTCGACGTACGGCTCGGCCGGGGGGTGACCGGGTTCCGCGGCGACGGGCGCGTCCAGGCGGTGCTCACCGACGACGGCGGCGAGATCCCGGCCGACGTGGTGATCGTCGGTGTCGGCGTGCGCCCGGAGGTCGAGCTCGCCGAACGTGCGGGCCTGGCCGTCGACAACGGGATCGTCGTCGACGAGTCCCTCCGCACCGACGATCCCGACATCTACGCCGCCGGCGACGCGGCCAACGCCTTCAACCCGCTGTACGGCGCCCGCATCCGCGTCGAGCACTGGTCCAACGCCCTCAACGGCGGCCTGGCCGCGGGCAGGGCCATGCTCGGCCAGAAGGTCGTCTACGACCGGCCGCCCTACTTCTTCACCGACCAGTACGACGTCGGCATGGAGTTCTCCGGCTGGTTCGCGCCGGGCGGCTACGACTCCGTCGTCGTCCGGGGAGACCTGGAGGCGCGGGACTTCCACGCCTTCTGGCTCGCCGGCGGCCGTGTCGTGGCGGGGATGCACGTCAACCGGTGGGAGGAGGGCATCGCGCCGGTCCAGGAGCTGATCCGCGGCGGCGCCCCGGTCGCCCCCGACCGGCTCGCCGACCCTTCGGTGCCGTTCGCCGACCTCGTGCGGGGCTGA
- a CDS encoding rhodanese-like domain-containing protein, translated as MSMKTSVDVAAARALIAADPDVLVVDVRTPGEFASAHISGAVNLPLDQVDTHLRRIVAEAGGTMLLICQSGGRASRAHTALTRAGLADVVVLEGGMNAWTGAGAPTTSASCPIPGTRAQRWGLERQVRLVAGGIVATSVLASIWWPPARFIAGFVGAGLTFAAVTDTCAMGMALAKLPYNRIRDFDIDAVIARLRGGEARA; from the coding sequence ATGAGTATGAAGACCAGTGTCGACGTGGCCGCCGCCCGCGCTCTGATCGCGGCCGACCCCGACGTGCTCGTCGTCGATGTGCGCACTCCCGGTGAGTTCGCCTCCGCCCACATCTCCGGCGCCGTCAACCTGCCCCTGGACCAGGTGGACACGCACCTGCGGCGCATCGTCGCCGAAGCCGGCGGCACGATGCTGCTGATCTGTCAGTCCGGCGGCCGGGCCTCCCGGGCGCACACCGCGCTGACCCGCGCCGGCCTGGCCGACGTGGTGGTGCTGGAGGGCGGGATGAACGCCTGGACCGGTGCCGGTGCCCCCACCACCTCCGCGTCATGTCCGATCCCCGGGACCCGGGCCCAGCGCTGGGGGCTGGAGCGCCAGGTGCGGCTGGTGGCCGGCGGCATCGTCGCCACCTCGGTCCTGGCCAGCATCTGGTGGCCACCGGCCCGGTTCATCGCCGGGTTCGTCGGCGCCGGGCTGACCTTCGCCGCTGTCACCGACACCTGTGCGATGGGCATGGCCCTGGCCAAACTGCCCTACAACCGCATCCGGGACTTCGACATCGACGCCGTCATCGCCCGGCTGCGCGGTGGCGAGGCCCGGGCATGA
- a CDS encoding MarR family winged helix-turn-helix transcriptional regulator, producing the protein MSTDGLSVDEGVRTLLLFMPRMVSRVKRIRVPEELQSFNLAPRHLSLLAFLLFDGPMGVNELASRLKVAPATVSLMVGDLSRSGVVERREDDADRRRTIVRIAPEHQTSIESWLAKGAHAWRQALEPLTPAERKLFVDTLAAYERALAE; encoded by the coding sequence ATGTCGACCGATGGCCTGAGCGTGGACGAGGGCGTCCGCACGCTGCTGCTGTTCATGCCGCGCATGGTCAGCCGGGTGAAGCGCATCCGCGTCCCCGAGGAGCTGCAGTCCTTCAACCTCGCCCCCCGGCACCTGTCGCTGCTGGCGTTCCTGCTCTTCGACGGGCCGATGGGCGTCAACGAGCTGGCCTCCCGGCTGAAGGTCGCACCGGCCACCGTGAGCCTGATGGTCGGCGACCTGAGCCGCAGCGGCGTCGTCGAGCGGCGCGAGGACGACGCCGACCGCCGTCGCACGATCGTGCGCATCGCCCCCGAGCACCAGACCTCGATCGAGAGCTGGCTCGCCAAGGGGGCCCACGCCTGGCGGCAGGCTCTCGAACCCCTGACGCCGGCCGAGCGCAAGCTGTTCGTCGACACACTCGCCGCCTACGAGCGGGCCCTCGCGGAGTGA